In Aegilops tauschii subsp. strangulata cultivar AL8/78 chromosome 3, Aet v6.0, whole genome shotgun sequence, one genomic interval encodes:
- the LOC109736117 gene encoding uncharacterized protein: MAPPHPAPPPETPIFRTPDELLHDIFFRLPTAADLARASAACPSFRRLITDHAFLRRYRALHPPPLVGAFDDSAFIPAQPPHPSAVAARAFAGFDFSCSSFLPSTASLTWSAIDFLDGRALLDSAPVPRERGSSHLRGLQYRYLSARDLAVCDPVHRRYILLPAVPGHLKALVSEPDLLHLETFLAPGDDEEDPLSFRVMCLVQCRTNMVLLVFSSLDGQWHSLAFDLWSAQAPLEDPRDGLSDRQFVHGCFCWHFPLLNKLVLLDTRTMEFSAVNLPPELGWSSDFVIVEAAEGMLGMLAEVYDKDNIYDPCWLNYSILRNNQWHLEKVIPLPGLHHVVLLGVGGGYLLIGAMYITSSGEEVKFGLFSVDVKTLQVELFAQRSKVIFSGRLYAGFPPSLCAPTI; encoded by the coding sequence ATGGCGCCGCCGCATCCAGCGCCACCGCCGGAGACGCCGATCTTCCGAACCCCAGACGAGCTCCTCCACGACATCTTCTTCCGCCTCCCCACTGCCGCCGACCTGGCCCGCGCCTCCGCGGCGTGCCCCTCCTTCCGCCGTCTCATCACCGACCACGCCTTCCTCCGTCGCTACCGCGCCCTCCACCCGCCGCCTCTCGTCGGCGCGTTCGACGACAGCGCCTTCATCCCGGCCCAGCCGCCGcacccctccgccgtcgccgcccgcgccTTCGCCGGCTTCGACTTCTCCTGCTCCTCCTTCCTCCCGTCCACCGCCAGCCTTACCTGGAGCGCGATTGACTTCTTGGACGGACGCGCCCTCCTCGATAGCGCCCCAGTCCCACGCGAACGCGGCAGCTCTCATCTGCGCGGCCTCCAGTACCGCTATTTGTCGGCCAGGGACCTCGCCGTGTGCGACCCCGTGCACCGCCGCTACATCCTGCTTCCCGCCGTCCCCGGCCACCTGAAAGCGCTGGTCAGTGAACCGGACCTCCTCCATCTGGAGACTTTCCTTGCTCCCGGCGATGATGAGGAGGACCCGTTGTCATTCAGGGTAATGTGCTTGGTGCAATGCAGAACGAATATGGTGCTGCTCGTCTTCTCCTCGTTGGACGGGCAGTGGCATTCTCTTGCATTTGACCTGTGGAGTGCTCAGGCTCCACTTGAAGACCCCAGGGATGGGCTCTCAGATCGTCAGTTCGTCCACGGATGCTTCTGTTGGCATTTTCCCCTCCTGAACAAGTTGGTTCTGCTTGATACACGCACCATGGAGTTCTCTGCTGTCAACCTACCTCCTGAACTAGGATGGAGTAGCGATTTTGTCATTGTCGAGGCAGCAGAAGGAATGCTCGGAATGCTCGCTGAAGTTTATGACAAGGACAACATATATGACCCATGTTGGCTGAATTATTCCATTCTGagaaataaccaatggcacttgGAGAAGGTCATCCCGTTGCCGGGACTGCATCATGTTGTTCTGCTTGGTGTAGGCGGGGGATACCTGCTCATAGGAGCCATGTACATCACATCTTCTGGAGAGGAGGTGAAGTTTGGGTTATTTTCGGTGGACGTCAAGACGTTGCAGGTCGAGTTGTTCGCTCAGCGTAGCAAAGTCATCTTCTCTGGTCGACTATATGCTGGTTTCCCACCATCATTATGTGCACCAACCATATGA
- the LOC109736106 gene encoding serine decarboxylase 1, whose translation MVEKSIDVVVGGEMLVGSPPAADNHCHQKVQNHPGGVGGVVPPVTDGLPQVVVVGDTGKHAARVAVEGFAVLEPPADAEAAAERRDDVAALLAGFARHLQERTTHHLGYPYNLDFDFSVMAQFQNFSINNLGDPFIESNYGVHSRQFEVAVLDWFARLWDLQQDEYWGYITNCGTEGNLHGLLVGRELFPDGIIYASCESHYSVFKAARMYRVECVEIDTLVSGEMNCADFKSKLSQNPGRPAIVNVNIGTTVKGAIDDLDRIIRTLEKCGFRDRFYIHCDGALAGLMMPFIKQAPKVTFKKPIGSVSVSGHKFMGCPVPCGVVITRLEHVKVLSTDIEYLSSRDATIMGSRNGHAPMFLWYTLNKKGYRGIRKEVQKCLRNAHHLANRLREAGVSAYLNELSSTVVFERPHDEAFVHKWQLACEGSIAHVVVMPNVSVEKLNNFVEELIGERPRWHEGGGFRVPCVAKDIGQENCLCGVHDKKLRVV comes from the exons ATGGTAGAGAAGAGCATTGACGTCGTCGTAGGAGGAGAGATGCTGGTAGGCTCAccgccggcggccgacaaccaCTGCCACCAAAAGGTCCAGAACCACCCCGGAGGCGTCGGCGGTGTTGTCCCGCCGGTTACTGATGGTCTGCCGCAGGTGGTGGTGGTAGGAGACACTGGCAAGCACGCGGCACGTGTGGCCGTGGAAGGCTTCGCGGTGCTGGAGCCGCCCGCGGacgcggaggcggcggccgagCGGCGGGACGACGTGGCCGCGCTCCTCGCCGGCTTCGCCCGCCACCTCCAAGAGAGGACTACCCACCACCTGG GGTACCCTTACAACCTGGACTTCGACTTCAGTGTGATGGCCCAATTCCAGAACTTCTCCATCAACAACCTCGGCGACCCTTTCATCGAGAGCAACTACGGCGTCCACTCCAGGCAGTTTGAGGTTGCCGTACTCGATTGGTTCGCCCGCCTCTGGGACCTCCAACAAGACGAATATTGGGGATACATCACCAACTGCGGCACCGAAGGGAACCTCCATGGCCTATTAGTCGG GAGGGAGCTTTTTCCTGATGGGATCATATACGCGTCCTGTGAGTCGCACTACTCCGTCTTCAAGGCAGCTAGGATGTATAGAGTCGAGTGTGTGGAGATCGACACTCTAGTTTCTGGAGAGATGAACTGCGCGGATTTTAAGTCCAAATTGTCGCAGAACCCCGGGAGGCCTGCGATTGTTAATGTGAATATAG GAACGACTGTCAAGGGGGCCATCGATGATCTTGACAGGATCATAAGAACGCTAGAGAAATGTGGGTTCCGAGATAGATTCTACATCCACTGTGATGGTGCTCTAGCTGGCCTTATGATGCCATTTATCAAACAA GCGCCAAAGGTAACGTTCAAGAAGCCTATCGGAAGCGTGAGCGTATCAGGCCACAAATTCATGGGATGTCCAGTACCATGTGGCGTGGTAATAACCAGGCTCGAGCATGTAAAAGTGCTCTCCACTGACATTGAATACCTATCATCTAGAGACGCGACGATCATGGGGAGCCGCAACGGGCACGCGCCAATGTTCCTTTGGTACACGCTGAACAAAAAGGGCTATAGGGGCATCCGCAAAGAGGTCCAGAAGTGCTTGAGAAACGCTCATCACCTCGCAAACCGTCTAAGGGAGGCGGGAGTGAGTGCGTACCTGAACGAGTTGAGCAGCACAGTGGTGTTCGAGAGGCCACATGACGAGGCATTCGTACACAAGTGGCAGCTCGCATGTGAGGGAAGCATCGCACATGTGGTGGTGATGCCAAATGTGAGTGTGGAGAAGCTCAACAACTTTGTCGAAGAGCTCATCGGCGAGAGACCGCGCTGGCATGAAGGTGGAGGGTTTAGGGTGCCATGTGTTGCAAAGGACATTGGGCAAGAAAATTGCCTATGCGGCGTGCATGACAAGAAATTAAGAGTTGTGTAA
- the LOC109736111 gene encoding uncharacterized protein: protein MMDSDASSDEEYGPTELDQMIQDEFFNSSHSDEEVDMIMQEEMDRQVEHILNFKGSIKGRRVINLDRGVEARDDYFKLRRDCCGELSFSPKQKCTAALRMLALGTAADTVGAMVRMGESTCLKTTVKFTRAVVEVFGPEYLREPNAQDTEKLLAIGEEALQWGITPCNYTVGDQDYNMGYYLADGIYPQWAAFVKTISEPRGNKQSHFATMQEAARKDVERAFGVLQTRWGIVQNAAMMWESETL, encoded by the exons ATGATGGATTCTGATGCTTCATCGGACGAGGAGTATGGACCGACGGAGCTTGACCAAATGATTCAAGATGAATTCTTTAATTCGTCGCATTCGGACGAAGAAGTGGACATGATCATGCAAGAGGAAATGGACCGGCAGGTGGAGCATATTCTCAACTTCAAGGGCTCAATCAAAGGGAGAAGAGTGATCAACCTGGACAGG GGAGTGGAGGCACGCGACGACTACTTCAAGCTGAGAAGGGATTGCTGCGGTGAACTCTCTTTCTCGCCCAAGCAGAAGTGCACAGCTGCTCTGAGGATGCTTGCACTTGGTACTGCCGCAGACACCGTCGGTGCGATGGTCAGGATGGGGGAGAGCACGTGCCTGAAGACTACTGTCAAATTTACCCGCGCTGTGGTTGAGGTGTTTGGACCGGAGTATCTCAGAGAACCAAATGCGCAGGACACGGAGAAGTTGTTGGCTATTGGAGAG GAGGCTTTGCAATGGGGAATCACCCCGTGCAACTACACCGTCGGCGACCAGGACTACAACATGGGGTACTATCTTGCCgatggtatctatcctcagtgggcGGCATTTGTGAAGACCATATCCGAACCGCGTGGCAATAAACAGAGCCACTTTGCAACAATGCAGGAAGCGGCTAGGAAAGACGTGGAGAGGGCATTTGGTGTGCTTCAAACTCGTTGGGGAATTGTGCAGAACGCTGCAATGATGTGGGAATCAGAAACTTTGTGA